The following DNA comes from Quercus robur chromosome 1, dhQueRobu3.1, whole genome shotgun sequence.
gtagaaattatataagaaataaagttagaaaatttaaaaattcattttttgatatttcatataaccttatttatataatatatatatatatatatataattttcatacacTATTACTTTCAAAAATCTAATGAATAATGCTATCTCTCATTTATCGTCTTTATCATGCAAATCATTagttagtaaatatatgataatggtaagaagCGTTACAAATGAaatcactaaaaaaatatataaaattaattagccactatCATTATAGAGTAGTAGTATATAATTTTACACAtcaaaaaaagtgaaatatatagagtttttcttaaaggtatgtgtaaagattcactatatttttttttgtgtgtgtgaaggtaaaaaaaaggtatatttaaggtttttattaacttaaaaactaatgaaaaaccaatggttaataactaaaattatagaattaataaaatatttaatgagaccaTCTTAAAAACATTATCACGCAAAACACGCGGGTATGCAACTAATTTACACTAAAAACTATCACACaacatatcaatattttttcatGTCAACTTTTATGTGATGCGGATTGATGTAAGGTGTTTTCATGAACCAAATTTGTTAATAGCTCTAAGAAGTGCTGTGTGTTGAAACCTTGAAATGATGAAACAGTAAGCACAAAAACGGAATAAAccatattttgataaagattaGAGCTTCTGCGAAATTCATAGACAGCTGAAGAAACCAATGTTgttgtttaaaagaaaataaacaatagCTTGATATTCTTACAATAGAAAATTAACTATCTAGTGtacagaattttttttggagtactCTTGATTAGAGAGCTGATGAGGCAGCACCAAAGTAAATGAAAGTTAAATGTTGAGCCCAACATAGCTCCTTTCCAATTCCATATCCATATGATGAATATGCTGAAGTTCAAAACCATTAAACTGTTTTGCCTCCCTTGTCATTGTTGTAGTTGCTGCTGAAATTGTAGAGTAGAAGTTGATTGAACAGGTTCAAAGAATAACACAAACACAGCTTTTATTGTCATCACTGTCATTATCAGTATCTTCAATTTCACTGTCggggaaaaaaagaatgaaatgtaaGCAAATCACAAACACAACCGCATAATGAGCATAAAATGAATATGGATCCCTCAATTAGCAATAGCTAATGTGCAATGTGCCATTGAAAGTCCTTCTGATTGcattaatttaaaacatgtgcATATTCATTTAAACATATAAGTAAGCACACGTTGACTGGTTGAAGACAATGGTGATTGAAGACAAATTTTAAAATCCATATCCCAACTAATCTAAGAAATTTTAACCAAgctagatttgatttttattgcACTTCACAAAGACATAATTTACAGAAAGTTGAAGCATAATTATGAAATAACAGAAGCATCCAGATCGAGGAGAGAATGGTGTTTAACATCCACAACGCACATTCTAACTTGGATTTGGCCTTAAATACTTGGCCATTGATTGAAAATTGTATCTCAGTTTGAAGAATCAAACTTTAATTGTTATTACACTAATTCTTTGCATGTCATCCATCTCctcaccccccacccccccacccccaaaaaaaaaataataataataaagagttcACACCTTCAACTTTTGTCAGCAACCAACTTAGCCTCATCTAACTAGtattttcatttcttctttGCATTATTAAGTGCTCACTTGTAATACTGATTGTTGAAATTACTATGCCAATGGATCCAGTGTTCCCTGATCTTCCTTCTCTTTCATTACATTTTACTGATCGTTGTTAGATGTCATAGCAATGAAGACACACACTTCTACTTCACCATTCTGTTTTAACCTTTAATTCTATGAAAAACTGCCTTAATATACCCTGTCTTAAGTGAAACAAGGTAatgagaagaagatgaaagttgCTTTCCTTCATCAGCCTTGATTATCATTATGGCACACCTTTCATCGAGGGACTTCGTTTTAAACAAGAATAGTCAGTTCATTCAGAACCAATGCCCAAgggggaaaaaattaaataaaagctAAGCCAAAACCTGTCTCTTTTAAATCTCAGCAACATTAGTTCTGAAGCTATATTACTCCAAACTCCTTCATATTCTTCATGGCATCATCATATTCACAATGCCTTTTTGTGAATCACGAATTACTTGGAACATGTGCTAACTCACATTGAAATGCCAGTATTACCTTTATTCTGCCTTTCTTTCACATCAAAACATGTTATAGCTCACAAAATTGAATTAGTTATTTTACGTCTCTCTGAATCCAGACCAATGGATGCTTGTATGTTCTTCAATACAGTCATCCCAATACTTCTCCTATCCTTTGATCTCATCTCCAATATCTTAAAGAATGGGAAAATCTGAACTAGAAAATTCACGTGAATCCCAAACTTGCATTGAAATTCCTTTCACCCTAAgcgttttcacttttcacaCTCCCTAGGATGAAGCTTCTTGCCAGAAGAGACACCAATAGGTTTAAATTAATGTAAAGGCATCATGATAGTAGTTTTTCACATCCATGctatacataaaaattaatccTACCATTCAGTGAATGAGAAATAATTTTGAAGGCCTGGcagaaaaaagatatatattgaGCATTTCAATCGCAACAATTATTTCGTTCAGGCTcataaggaaaacaaaaagaacaaaacatgtAAAAATGGAATGCAAAGTTACATCAATCACGTTGTCACATACAAATGATGCTTAGTACAAGATTACTCCCCTCTTAGCATTAGCAGCAGAATGTTTCATCAACACGGAAATAACAACACCCATACAGTTTTATGGCTTCAAGAGTTCAATATTATATGGTGTCCTCATGAATCTTCAAGCACATTCTTTTTGAGGATTGAAATAAATGCCTAAAAGAATCTTTTTCACTTATTATCAATATGAACCGGTTTCCATTTTACCACAATTATCTtcattattgaaaatatttgcCTTCAGTTATTGATTCTCTTTTTTGGACTAGGACATCTTTGGTAGTGTAATACCTATAAAGCCACAAACTCCAATTTgattgggttttattttatgttaatcATATACTCATTTTTCTGAAACAAGCATAGCATTTTCATCTTAGCTGCTCAAAACtattaacaattattattaACTTTTCCGACGTATTTCGAGGTTTCTGCAAAAGAccagaacataaaaaatatgacttTAAGCTATCCATCAAACCCCATTTCTTCTCTAGATTGACATGAACAATTCCTATTCCCTTTACTCATTCACACTAACCCTTTTCTCATAAATATGTTAGccaatatatttttcaattaattcaaGGAAccttattaataaaagaaatacaAGACAATAAATATTCCGAATTTCTCTTAATATGAGCAATCCTCAAGTCCTGCTACTTTCTAAAGTAACAACACATCAAGAACAGTATTAAACAGATAAAGTGACAACTTTATGAATCTTTAGTACTCTATTAGCAATTAACAAAAAGTATATAGCTAATAAGAAATTCCACGGCAAACAAAATTGAACAAATGAACATTGAGGCAGAAATGCAAAGGCAGATTGGAGATAGAGAAGAAGAGAGCCTACCTCAATTCAAATTCTCTAATCTGAACAAGTTCTTTTCCTATATAGTCCATCCATTGTACTTTCTTCTTCTGATCCTCTTTCACAGAACCAGACTCTGAAGTCGGCTTCCGGAGACTGCTTTTTAGGCATTTCACAACTGGTTGTTTTTTCCCACCTAAGCTCTCTTCCTTGACCTCAATGGTCTCACCAGGTAACTTATCAGAGGCTTCAGGAACTGAGACAGGTTTTGAAGGCACATGTGGAGAATTTTCCAATTTCAATGGTCCAGCAGTGTATATGTGAGGAGAGGGTTTGCAAAAGCAAATGAAGGACGGACAATGGATCTTGCAGAACAAAAACCTCATGAAATATTTGCCTGATTAACAACTGTTAGCTTCTACAATTAGCCCATCTCTTTACAACTCCAAATAGAACgcattaatttaaattaaatcatGAACCCTTTGATTAAAGTGTATTCACTATTGAGAGAAAAACCAGACATGGGAAATTCACAAGCAAAGTACATTAAATGGTGAGATTTTTGTCAAGTTGGCACTCATCAtaagaatattttatataaaaggaCCCAAATAGGCAAGTAGCAAAATCTTACAAAAATAGAACCAAGTTAATGAAAATActgattaacaaaaaaaaataataacaaggCTTACATTCATTATTGTTTCAGATATTTAGGATTtgatagagaaagaaagacaaattTTTGCAGTGAAAGAAGTGAAACCCAGaaaagaattttgaattttggaggTTTCTGATAATGAAGTCCAATTCTAAGAGGAATTTGTAACTAAGAACAAGCCTATAACTATCCAGATACCTCTGTTTCCCCTGTTTCTTTGCAGGAAAAAGACTCCTCTTTTGTATTCTACCAGGTGAGAAACAAGTTACTACAATGTATGGATTCTAAAAAGACTATCCTACCCTCTTTCAGGATTTCACTTTCATTGTCAATGATGATTAAAGGGAAGAAGAATCCTAATGTAATaactaagaaaagaaagaactgaAAGAGAGGAAAACCTTAGCTGGAAGGCCTGGAAAGAGAGTGACCAAATTGGAAGTTTTGAAGACAAATCCAACTGTCCAACATTCTAAATAGTAACTGTTTGTCCCTCCAAAATCAACTTAAATAGTAACTGCCATAAATATTCTACACTATACAATGAAAGAACTTTTGAACTTTAAAGTATATCTTTCCTTTAACCACTAAcattactttaaaattttatatagtagtattttcttttatttaaataaggaTATTATAAATAATAGCTAGAATGAGAACCTCACTACGATCACATAAGATTTGTGGTCAACGAAATGGTATAAGAAAAGAACATATGCAGAATTTTTGTACTCCATCCACATATTTAAAACCAATATGCAACCTCAACCAAAGCCATTAAAATGTctgctttttgttttaataaaattaaattgttaattGTATTTGTATGAGTGATTGTATTGTGTACCTAGGAGCAGTTCTTAACCTACACCTTCAATGAGGATACCCCACTATGCAAGACTTCCCATTACCTATTGTTCCCTTAAGTACCTCATGTTTCCTTTATTTTGCATTATTAGCCACCAAGGCTTCCAAGTTGCCTCACATGTGTGCATATTCTAATGATCTTGCATAAGGATTTCAAGGAATTTGAGAAGATTTAAGCCAAAGCAACCACCTTTGATTTCTTAGGGATTTGGGGATTGACCTTTAAGGCTTTACACTAATTACTAACCCAAATTGTGTTATTCTAATCTTTCTGAACTATGAAATTGTCTGGCCTTTTCCTCAATGGAAGGTCCATCTTTGAAGACCCCACaagctttttattttcctttttcacttTTGGGTGAGATAACTTGATGGGTATATGACgcaacttttttctttattagcaattcttatttttccttttaacatGTAAAATACCACACATATATTCAAGATTAAATAGGtatctcctttttctttgtccTCTTCTATAGGTAATATAACTAATACACGCCATCAGTCCATGCACTTTTCAAGATACTTTAACCACCATCAATCAGTTATCCCCAACTTCTGCAATTGCCTCTTGAAAATGACATTGAATAATGGTACAATGTCAAAGcatcaaaaaattttgtttattttatccTTTTATTGCTGTACTCATATTCCGATTCACAGTAAGAAATTATTAATGCAGACTCTAATACTTCAGGTTAAGCCTCTAAGAGATGTTACCGACAATGAATCTGTCACATCAATAGTGATAatctgttaaaaaaaataaaattaaaattaaaaaaaacaaccatGATTGTTTAGAACCGACCCAACAGTAAAGCACAGCTTCCCAATAGAGGAGCCAAATCCGCAAAGCTTTTGAGTCCATCAAAATCATGATTCCTAAGATAATTATTGTGaataaatattcaattaatatgTAGGCTTGCCATAGGTTAAGATGGGCATGGGACTGGTGGCCCTTCAAACAAATGTACAACATCTGGAAAGCAACATCATTAGAATAGAGAGAAAGCCAATTAAAGCTGATGAGTGTTGATTGAAAACCAGTGTagttttataaatgaaaatatggaATAGGGGATGtcagttttaggcttttagcttcttcttttgTGTTAAAGAGACAAGCGCATGCCCAAATGTATTTGAGTGTGGGAACAAAGGTCCCTACCCTTTTGCAAATCTGTCTTGCATGATGACAACATGTAATTTCTAGAGTAGAGTTGCATGCAATCATGAAGGTTTACTATTTTGTACATCATTATAACAAGAAGATGTAACCTATAATCTTATGTAAGCAAATTCCTAATTCAGAtttgattttcatttgttttttaatgttagATAACATTCTCACAAAGTTTTCCTCCAACCTATCACATGGCAACTCATAAAACCATTGACGTGTATCATTTAAGCAGATTACAGGACTCATTAAATAGGTCATGTGACTAAAACtacataaaaattttatcaattgcCACATAGTGAGTGGGATAAATTTTCATCCAACTTTTTCCCTAACACAAAGGCTAAAGCTGATGCCCATTGGTTTCGTAATAAGAGGAAACCGTCTCTTTGTGTTTGTCTGTTTAGGTAGATAAATTCTATCTATATTTAGCCtgataaaatgattttttctcAACTCCTTAGTTAATCCCCAATTCAAATACCCCCTCCTCCCAATAATTGAAGTCTGAATCTTGCTCCCCCTCACAACGATGGAAGCTATTGGCTGTATTCATAATaaactgcaaaaaaaaattgaaaagacaTGATAACAGCTGTGAATCAAACATACCACATTGTTGTCTGGCCAAAAAACACATATAGCATAGGTCACGCCAAGAAAACGTGTAACATCATCAATATATCGCATCAAAGTAACAAAGTAAATGTGTAaagccatttttattttatatttttgcataAAAAGCTATTGTTGGGAGACCATTTTGTGGGTCCTTAAATCATGCTTTTTAAAACAACCCACCATCATTGCACATTGGAAAATGCTGAGTTTTCAAAGATACTTGATATAGGCTATAGTTCAAGAGAGAtacaacacccccccccccccccccccccccccccccccgcttttttttttttcactttttcccCCTTGGaaccaatttatatttttcttttaaaaccaTAATTCCCACAGTAGTAAAGACCACATAATTTCTGCTAATAAGATGTATGGGCAGGATTTATGGTAAACCAGCAAAGGAAGACAAGGCATGAATCCAGAATCCAGAATAGGCAACACAACTATCATATTCATTCATTTCATTGAAACTGTATTACAGCTCAAGTGTCTCAATCTAGTCATAATTTACAGCCAGCCGCATAATGAGCACCCTGGactgaaaaaattaaataataataataaaatctgtAATGTGTTTGCGTTAAGAACAAATACTGAAGCTTTTTTCATCCAGGCTACATCACACTCCCCATGCAAgccaaaattttcctaaaatgatcACAATGTATTGAACAAAACAGCATAGGCTCTAACCACCGAAAGGTCAACATTCGAGACAGCTATAATCCTCTTAAAAACTACAACATAATTACTAATCCAAAGGAATTATCATCCACCAGACCTTTTGCTGCAACGCTACTGCTGAATCTTAAGGACTGGGAAAGCAATTACATCACGGATACTGGCAGAGTTGGTCAAGAGCATCACCAGCCTGTCAATTCCAAGTCCCTGAAAacaaattctttcaattaagATTGCTCAGGAAGATTTGTGGCAATAGCAGtttaatgagaaataaaatcattaatGCTCCCAATCCTTCATTCTCTTTGCAAGAATGAATAGTAGTAGACGCACACATGCAACCACCCACCTATGCACACATTTCTTACAATGTCTTCTTGAATATAAATACTAGAGAATTCAGAGTTGTGAAATATTGcaattcaaagttcaaactagtAAATAACAACAGTatcaggaaaaaaataaaacattggAAAAGCCATGGGAACACAGCAGGCCCCTctatatttcatattataaataattatcaattctgagtatttcataattttttaggaACCAACTTTATTCAGTAGGTAGGTTATAATGCATattctcttatatattttttttttttattatcttttttctgaagaaaaaaaatcttaacctttcaaaaaaaattccttcattATATGAATTATCAGAATGTTGATTAACTttccaaatataaatatatacatatatatgtacaAATATAATAGTATATGTTAACATTTAAACATAATTATATCTTTTTTAGTATTATACTAAAAAGAAATTACCAAACATAATACAAGCAGCCCATACTCCGTTTGTAGTAAAAATGTGTGCAGCATAATGCAAACTACAAAAGAGATCTACATAAAcccatttttgtattttgaagttttcattaaaaacacacacaaacacacaggGGGTCTCAAAAAAGGATCAACAAGTTGAAGATTATCAGTTTGAAATAATATTAGTAGCtattttaaattcataattttagcATCAGATTTCTTTTGCTTAACCTTATATCCTAAGGACTAGTTAAATTGGTCTTTTGTTTGTTACTTTCTTGTTTTTTAATGAACAAACTTAATAGGCACTAGCTTATCTATTTAACGTGGTATATAAGTTTACTTAATGTAATTATTGTTAAGGtttgtacaaaagaaaaaaggttagTTGGAAAATACAGATCAATTGTTGAGTAGACTTTGCcccacaaaataaaatcaaaaaccataaatagAGAGTATGAACAGTTTAATAAAATTGATGCACTTTCTAGATGCATAAAATAGTAAGAGCTCAACCCATTTTCACCCCAACAAATTTGTAGTTAAAGTAATCATTTTTTGAGGATTCCTCCAAAAAATACCCAAGCAAAATTAATATACAGCAAAAGGACAATCATACCATTCCTGAAGCTGGAGGCATTCCATATTCCAAAGCCGTCAAAAAGTCATCATCAAGAGTCACTTCGTATGAGCCATCCTCATCTTTATTACTTTTTCCTTCCACAGAATTTGTATCCATAGCAGCTGCTGCTCTCTTCTCATTATGCTGCCTCACTTGCTCTTCCAAGCGTCCTCTCTGCCAAAAGACAAGATTAATGACAACCCCTCTGCTTTCTAGTCAAAACCACTCTATGTACAGTTTTAACAGAACAACAAGAACATCCATAaacaagtataaaaaaaatgtacttaaCATCAACTTCGGTACCAGTCAATACTAAATTGACCGGTTTCCCTCATAGTGAGAACCTGGGTTTGAATCCCCCCATCCCCACTTGTTatagagagggggggggggggggggggggggggggtggttggtGGTGTTGGTGGGTTTGTGGGGGGAGGAGAGGGGAGAATACCCTACTCATTTAGTTGGTTATGAAAAGCATTCCTAAAACTTCTATAAATTGTAATTGCCTTCTAAGCTCAAGTTAAGGCAATTATCATTGCATTGAAATAAAGGAAGGCCAGATAAAGCAACAAGAAAACTAAAATCACTGACTTTATTTGTTGACTCTAATGGATTCATGAAGTGAATGCAACTGAATTACATTTGAATCCAACCATAACCTACAGACACTTCATAACTCATCCAGagtaaatatttcaaaatcagATGCTCCTCAGTTGTGAATTTGTTGCAAGAAGTTGAAAGTTAGCAAGATAGAAAGCAAATCATGAAATCCAAAAATGTACGATAAGCTCACCTGATCCATAGGATCAGTCAATTCAGAAAACGCATTGGCCAGCTCACGACCACAGATAAAAAGCTCAAATCTTTCAGTTAACCCTGCATGCCTAAGGTTGAAAGATTAAGAATTAGATTATGAAGAACATccaaaataacaaataagttATTCTTTCAATCATCTCTCCACAACATGTTCCTTCATTGATGCAAGGCAATGCATATAAAAggaactattaatttttttttaaaaaaaaacacacaaacacaaacacacacagaaTTCTGCATGTTTTATCAGAAATAAGTACATAATGGTTTGGTTGTAAAGATCAGTCTGCTTAGGACAGGAAAAACAAGAATAAACTGGTAGGCAACAAGGAGGAAAGCAAATACATTTACATATGTATAAGGACGGGATCTGTTAGTTGGCCATGTGCATAAAGCAAACCTAGGAATAACGCAGTATATGATACATCAAGACAAAACTAGCAGAATCAAGCTGGCCATGTGCAATACTAAGAAGCACGGACACTCCAAAATCCTTGGTTTGTCCATGCCAAACACAGACATACCAAGGACACTCTTGCATGAGCGTCCGTCAAGGGGgggaaatgatttttttttaatctttgattttagatgtgtttttaaagttttacgtagttgttatttatttttaaaaattaaaatagacaTTAAATATGCctaaagatatatataaaattataaattaattaattgttgtatCCCTATTGTTCCATGCTTCTTAGGCAATGAAGATCTTCAATgaatgattttaaaataaaaattaataaataaataaacttctattttagatatgtttttaatgattttgatagttgtcatttattttgaaaacttcaaataaaaataaaatatgccCAAAGATATATATTAGTTAATTGTTATATCCCCACCCCATCGTTGTGTTAGAGTCTGTGTCCATGCTTCTTAGGAAATGAATGAAGATCTTCATTCTTCAATGAATGATTCCATGCAAAAAGAAGGCTCTAGAATGCCAGAAGTACAGTAGATATGGAGAAATTCAGGTTTAAATCACAAGATAAACTTGATTCCAAATCGAAGTCATATTTGATGCATAAATGTAATTGACATGGTAATTACATACGAAATACATGTAATAGCAATATTGTACCACATCTtttaaattgttcttgaaaGTTGTGGCATTGACAACCATATAATCTCATTATGCAACTTCAATTACCTTCTATGTGGTTTTGCCAGAGGAGATATCTCAATAGGATAGTCCAACACAAATGTGGGTTGCAGAAGTTTCGGTTCTACAACAATCTCAAATACCTAGAAAAATTATGGAGGCAAGACTAAATACTGAGAAGGGCTGCATAAAAGAGGAAGTCTggataacaaaaagaaaagcaagtaTACAAAAAGAAACTCTTCTTTTTCAGCATTATTGTTTTTCATACAGCAGCacttaaatggaaaaaaaaaaaattatataagcaAATTACACGAGAATTGCAGATTTAATGAGATTggaaataaaggaaaacaaagaCTAGAAGGGCGGAAAAAAAAGTAGTACACCAACATTAACAATAATTAAGGAAAATACTCTACGTACATTGCaattgttcataaaaaaaaaaattttaattaaaaaatatatatttattattataataaagaaaaataaaaataaaataaaacactaatTCTAGATTCTTGATATATAGATGCTTACTGACCTCATTAAGGAGGTGGCCAACAGATGGACTTGCTTCAATAGAAGATTTGTCTTTGTTCTCAAGGTCAATTCCAAGGGCCTTCAGAGTTACTTCCTTTGCAGTTTTAAGATCATTTCCCAACTCACTGAAATCAATCCCAGTGGCTTCTTTTACAAGATTGTGCATGGTTTCCCTCCTCCAAGGTCGCTCAAGACATATCTCCACACCCTGCATAGATGTATTGCACCAGCTTAGCAGATTAAAACATCAATCATTGCCATATATTACTAACGGGAGGTGTCATTCTAATTTGTTTCTTCAACAGCAATTCCAAGCATGTGAAGCAACCAGTCCCATGCTCACATACGAAACTACAGAAGCAACCAAAGCTTCTTCCAAATCTAACATTTTGCTTACCAAGAACTTTTAGGTAATCATACTTTGGGCAAGGTGCATGCCTAAATTGTGACCAATTTCAATACCAAGATTGCCTTTAACACAGTACACAGGCCAGGATTATTAAAGCTCAATTGGGGGGAAAAAAGACCTAATCTTATAAGCAAGGTTGAAATGAAAAGAGGCGATGTTCAGTTAAATTTTAATTCACAGTGACTACTTTTTGTGTTTCACTTATTTGGCAATAAATCCAATTCCAGAATATTCCACTTAAGCGCAGGTATTTGTTGGTGCTACAGAACTGCAAGTAAGAAAACAATTACCTGGTAGTCAATTGTAAGCTTCCCACGAACTGCAACAGCACATCGACTAACAATTTCCTCCGCCATGTTCATCATGCTCTGGTAGTCTGAATATGCTTCATACATCTATGATCAAACTAAtaccaataataataagagcTTCATTTAATAGATTGAAACGTCAACAACATATATTATTACAGGCAATCAACAGTTAACCTCACATAGAGTGCATTGACATTAATTATGTACTAggtccaacaaaagaaaaaactttaacccaaaaaaaaaaaaattacctctATTGTGGTAAATTCAGGATTATGACGAGTTGAAATGCCTTCATTTCTGAATATTCTCCCAATCTCGTATACTTTTTCAAACCCCCCAACCTGTCATCCACAGGCACAGGTTTTATTGAAGatataaattagtaaaaaccaATTCAAAACTTACATTGGAAGAAAACATAGCTATTTTATTGTTACAAGACCAGCAATTACGCATGTGAAAAGTTTCGGCAAtcataaaatatatgtatagGACAAGAAGATAGTAGTGACATTTAAGCACCCAAAAAGAGACCATAATGTTGATCGGGTCATATTCATAGGAGAGCATGAATACACTAAAAGAAAGGATTATTTTGGTTCAGAATGAAGGCTCTACACTAGCAATGATAGGGCCAAAAGAGAGTGAATTGAGTTGGTCAAAAAAGATCCTCTTCatattaaagaaaatgaaatccaCTAAA
Coding sequences within:
- the LOC126716967 gene encoding uncharacterized protein LOC126716967 translates to MRFLFCKIHCPSFICFCKPSPHIYTAGPLKLENSPHVPSKPVSVPEASDKLPGETIEVKEESLGGKKQPVVKCLKSSLRKPTSESGSVKEDQKKKVQWMDYIGKELVQIREFELSEIEDTDNDSDDNKSCVCVIL